The genomic stretch TCAGGGCGTAGGGTGGCAGTCCTGATTCGAACCACCAGGAGATTTGGCGCAGCAATGACTATGTCGTCTGTTTTTGGCACAATCACCGACGCGGTATTCCAGTTGCCCCGGCTGGCGACGAGAACATCGCCAGCGAAGAGACAATGGCCATCCGCATCTGAGGGGGCCTCGATGCGCTCGAGGTCGTTTTTAAGCAAACCACTAATGGCATCGAGGTCCTTCATTTGCGCCAAAAGGCATCCGTGCCGCCCCACCCGCACAGGCTTCTTTCGAAAAGGGTAGCCCGTGCGG from Pedosphaera parvula Ellin514 encodes the following:
- a CDS encoding restriction endonuclease subunit S, whose amino-acid sequence is RTGYPFRKKPVRVGRHGCLLAQMKDLDAISGLLKNDLERIEAPSDADGHCLFAGDVLVASRGNWNTASVIVPKTDDIVIAAPNLLVVRIRTATLRPDFFAWWLNQPDTQEMIRARRSGSTIPFISIPELSDLKVPVPNVETQEKILKIHKLWIREQELLEEIKNKRRTFVQSILADMTAEKIKILKSDETN